In Procambarus clarkii isolate CNS0578487 chromosome 36, FALCON_Pclarkii_2.0, whole genome shotgun sequence, one DNA window encodes the following:
- the LOC123756243 gene encoding uncharacterized protein, which translates to MNFTQGIVAFRLPVAEVYNFQYYSLQYYSFQYYNFQYYSFQYYSFQYYSFQYYSFQYYSFRYYSFQYYSLQYYSFQYYSFQYYNFQYYSFQYYGFQYYSFQYYSFQNYSLQYYSFQYYSFQYYSFQYYSFQYYSFRYYSFQYYSFQYYSFQYYSLQYYNFQYYSFQYYSFQYYSFQYYSFRYYSFQYYSFQYYSFQYYSFQYYSFQYHSFQ; encoded by the exons ATGAACTTCACGCAG GGAATAGTAGCATTCAGGCTTCCAGTAGCAGAGGTTTATAACTTCCAGTACTATAGCTTACAGTACTATAGCTTCCAGTACTATAACTTCCAGTACTATAGCTTCCAGTACTATAGCTTCCAGTACTATAGCTTCCAGTACTATAGCTTCCAGTACTATAGCTTCCGGTACTATAGCTTCCAGTACTATAGCTTACAGTACTATAGCTTCCAGTACTATAGCTTCCAGTACTATAACTTCCAGTACTATAGCTTCCAGTACTATGGCTTCCAGTACTATAGCTTCCAGTACTATAGCTTCCAGAACTATAGCTTACAGTACTATAGCTTCCAGTACTATAGCTTCCAGTACTATAGCTTCCAGTACTATAGCTTCCAGTACTATAGCTTCCGGTACTATAGCTTCCAGTACTATAGCTTCCAGTACTATAGCTTCCAGTACTATAGCTTACAGTACTATAACTTCCAGTACTATAGCTTCCAGTACTATAGCTTCCAGTACTATAGCTTCCAGTACTATAGCTTCCGGTACTATAGCTTCCAGTACTATAGCTTCCAGTACTATAGCTTCCAGTACTATAGCTTCCAGTACTATAGCTTCCAGTACCATAGCTTCCAGTAA